A region of Onychomys torridus chromosome 10, mOncTor1.1, whole genome shotgun sequence DNA encodes the following proteins:
- the Naaa gene encoding N-acylethanolamine-hydrolyzing acid amidase isoform X1 gives MGTRATGAAGHRAPLALALLLLLPGPRLSARGPGTPPLFNVSLDAAPELRWLPMLQHYDPDFVRSAVAEVIGHRVPQWVLEMIGEVVKKVESFLPQPFTDEIRGISNFFNVSLAEGVLVNLAYEASAFCTSIVAQDSQGHIYHGRNLDYPFGNALRKLTVDVQFLKNGQIAFKGTTFVGYVGLWTGQSPHKFTVSGDERDKGWWWENAIAAISLGHSPVSWLIRKTLSDSENFEEAVYTLAKTPLIADVYYIVGGTAPREGVVITRNRGGPADIWPLDPLNGAWFRVETNYDHWKPVPKRDDRRTPASKALNATGQAHLSLEALFQVLSVFPVYNK, from the exons ATGGGGACCCGAGCCACCGGAGCTGCGGGCCATCGGGCACCCCTGGCGttggccctgctgctgctgctgccgggGCCCCGGCTGTCGGCCCGCGGCCCGGGGACTCCGCCGCTCTTCAACGTCAGTCTGGACGCGGCCCCGGAGCTACGCTGGCTGCCGATGCTGCAGCACTACGACCCGGACTTCGTACGCTCCGCGGTGGCGGAGGTCATCGG CCACAGGGTTCCCCAGTGGGTCCTCGAGATGATCGGAGAGGTGGTGAAGAAGGTGGAGAGCTTCCTGCCCCAGCCCTTCACCGACGAGATCCGTGGCATAAGCAACTTCTTCAACGTCAGCCTGGCCGAGGGTGTCTTGGTCAACCTGGCCTATGAGGCTTCCGC ATTCTGCACCAGTATTGTGGCTCAAGACTCCCAAGGCCACATTTACCACGGCCGGAACCTGGACTACCCTTTTGGAAATGCCTTGCGAAAGCTGACTGTGGACGTGCAGTTCCTAAAGAACGGGCAG ATTGCCTTCAAGGGGACTACATTTGTTGGCTATGTAGGACTGTGGACAGGTCAGAGTCCACACAAGTTTACAGTTTCTGGCGATGAACGAG ATAAAGGCTGGTGGTGGGAGAATGCCATTGCTGCGATTTCCCTGGGACACTCCCCGGTCAGCTGGCTTATCCGCAAA ACCCTGAGTGACTCAGAGAACTTTGAGGAGGCTGTTTACACTCTGGCCAAGACGCCCCTCATTGCTGATGTTTACTACATCGTTGGGGGTACCGCGCCCCGGGAGGGGGTAGTCATCACCAGGAACAGAGGTGGCCCAGCGGACATTTGGCCTCTTGACCCTTTGAATGGAGC GTGGTTCCGGGTTGAGACAAATTATGATCATTGGAAGCCTGTACCCAAGAGGGATGACCGAAG AACACCAGCCAGCAAAGCCCTAAATGCCACAGGGCAAGCACATCTCAGTCTGGAGGCCCTTTTCCAG gttttatctgtgtttcctgtttataACAAGTAA
- the Naaa gene encoding N-acylethanolamine-hydrolyzing acid amidase isoform X2, with the protein MGTRATGAAGHRAPLALALLLLLPGPRLSARGPGTPPLFNVSLDAAPELRWLPMLQHYDPDFVRSAVAEVIGHRVPQWVLEMIGEVVKKVESFLPQPFTDEIRGISNFFNVSLAEGVLVNLAYEASAFCTSIVAQDSQGHIYHGRNLDYPFGNALRKLTVDVQFLKNGQIAFKGTTFVGYVGLWTGQSPHKFTVSGDERDKGWWWENAIAAISLGHSPVSWLIRKTLSDSENFEEAVYTLAKTPLIADVYYIVGGTAPREGVVITRNRGGPADIWPLDPLNGAWFRVETNYDHWKPVPKRDDRRTPASKALNATGQAHLSLEALFQVLSVFPVYNNYTIYTTVMSAAQPDKYMTRIRNPS; encoded by the exons ATGGGGACCCGAGCCACCGGAGCTGCGGGCCATCGGGCACCCCTGGCGttggccctgctgctgctgctgccgggGCCCCGGCTGTCGGCCCGCGGCCCGGGGACTCCGCCGCTCTTCAACGTCAGTCTGGACGCGGCCCCGGAGCTACGCTGGCTGCCGATGCTGCAGCACTACGACCCGGACTTCGTACGCTCCGCGGTGGCGGAGGTCATCGG CCACAGGGTTCCCCAGTGGGTCCTCGAGATGATCGGAGAGGTGGTGAAGAAGGTGGAGAGCTTCCTGCCCCAGCCCTTCACCGACGAGATCCGTGGCATAAGCAACTTCTTCAACGTCAGCCTGGCCGAGGGTGTCTTGGTCAACCTGGCCTATGAGGCTTCCGC ATTCTGCACCAGTATTGTGGCTCAAGACTCCCAAGGCCACATTTACCACGGCCGGAACCTGGACTACCCTTTTGGAAATGCCTTGCGAAAGCTGACTGTGGACGTGCAGTTCCTAAAGAACGGGCAG ATTGCCTTCAAGGGGACTACATTTGTTGGCTATGTAGGACTGTGGACAGGTCAGAGTCCACACAAGTTTACAGTTTCTGGCGATGAACGAG ATAAAGGCTGGTGGTGGGAGAATGCCATTGCTGCGATTTCCCTGGGACACTCCCCGGTCAGCTGGCTTATCCGCAAA ACCCTGAGTGACTCAGAGAACTTTGAGGAGGCTGTTTACACTCTGGCCAAGACGCCCCTCATTGCTGATGTTTACTACATCGTTGGGGGTACCGCGCCCCGGGAGGGGGTAGTCATCACCAGGAACAGAGGTGGCCCAGCGGACATTTGGCCTCTTGACCCTTTGAATGGAGC GTGGTTCCGGGTTGAGACAAATTATGATCATTGGAAGCCTGTACCCAAGAGGGATGACCGAAG AACACCAGCCAGCAAAGCCCTAAATGCCACAGGGCAAGCACATCTCAGTCTGGAGGCCCTTTTCCAG gttttatctgtgtttcctgtttataACAA CTACACAATCTATACTACAGTGATGAGTGCTGCCCAGCCCGACAAATACATGACCAGGATCCGAAACCCCAGCTAA